From the Nitrospira sp. genome, one window contains:
- a CDS encoding argininosuccinate synthase → MSQSSYKKVVLAYSGGLDTSVILKWLEEVYGCEVVAFCADLGQGEDLKAIKKKAQSLGVKKVYVEDLRETFVKDHVFPMLRGNAIYEGSYLLGTSIARPLIAKRQIEIAAQEGAAAVCHGATGKGNDQVRFELTYMALHPQIKIIAPWREWSMRSRRELIEYAEKHGIPVTATKAKPYSMDMNLFHTSYEGGILEDPWEAPPEEIFVMSVSPERAPAKAREVEIEYVSGNPVAVDGKKMSPAALLGHLNTLGGEHGVGRVDLVENRYVGMKSRGVYETPGGTILHAAHRGLESLTMDREVLHLRDSLIPRYAELIYYGYWYAPEREMLQVALDEAQKDVTGTVRVKLYKGNCTVVGRKSPRSLYRLDMATFEEDDVYRQKDAEGFIRLNALRLAIRAQRKKRSAR, encoded by the coding sequence ATGAGTCAGTCGTCCTACAAGAAGGTGGTGCTGGCCTATTCAGGCGGATTGGATACCTCGGTCATTCTGAAATGGCTGGAAGAGGTCTACGGCTGCGAAGTCGTGGCGTTTTGCGCCGATCTCGGGCAAGGCGAAGACTTGAAGGCCATCAAGAAAAAAGCGCAGTCCCTGGGAGTCAAGAAAGTCTATGTCGAGGATTTGCGGGAGACCTTCGTCAAGGATCACGTGTTTCCCATGTTGCGCGGGAACGCGATCTACGAGGGGAGCTATCTCTTAGGCACGTCCATTGCGCGCCCGCTCATTGCCAAACGGCAAATTGAGATTGCCGCTCAAGAGGGCGCCGCGGCGGTATGTCACGGCGCAACCGGCAAGGGCAACGACCAGGTCCGGTTCGAGCTGACGTACATGGCGCTGCATCCGCAGATCAAGATTATTGCGCCGTGGCGCGAATGGAGCATGCGTTCGCGGCGAGAGCTGATCGAATATGCGGAGAAGCACGGCATCCCGGTGACTGCGACCAAGGCCAAGCCCTATAGCATGGATATGAACCTGTTCCATACGAGTTATGAGGGAGGCATTCTGGAAGATCCGTGGGAGGCCCCGCCCGAAGAAATTTTCGTCATGTCGGTGTCGCCGGAGCGGGCGCCTGCCAAGGCGCGTGAAGTCGAGATCGAATATGTCTCCGGCAACCCGGTAGCGGTGGACGGGAAGAAGATGAGTCCGGCTGCGCTCTTGGGCCACCTGAACACGTTGGGCGGCGAGCACGGCGTTGGTCGTGTTGATCTGGTGGAAAACCGCTACGTCGGCATGAAGTCGCGAGGTGTCTATGAAACGCCCGGTGGAACCATTCTGCATGCGGCGCATCGTGGCCTGGAGTCCCTGACCATGGACCGTGAAGTGCTGCACCTTCGGGACAGCCTGATCCCGCGATATGCAGAACTCATTTATTACGGATATTGGTATGCGCCTGAGCGCGAAATGCTGCAGGTGGCGCTTGATGAAGCCCAGAAGGATGTCACGGGTACTGTTCGGGTGAAGCTGTACAAGGGCAATTGCACGGTGGTCGGGCGAAAGTCTCCGCGTTCGTTGTATCGCTTGGATATGGCGACCTTCGAAGAAGATGACGTGTATCGACAAAAAGATGCGGAAGGC
- the argF gene encoding ornithine carbamoyltransferase produces MSRRPRRSTTRAGLGKDFLDLLSIPADELKGLLRLAAQLKAKQHRGVPHPLLPGRMLGLLFQKPSTRTRVSFEAGMNQLGGQAMVLPMGDIQLSRGETIADTAHVLSRYLDAIVLRTFDHAIAEEWAREASIPVINGLTDLNHPCQALSDLLTIQEKKRRLKGLKIAYVGDGNNVTNSLIEAAAKTGMTIAVGCPPGYQPDRHIVDMARGEAQHTGAAIEIGADPCVAVKDADVVYTDVWISMGQEREQAKRLKILAPYQLNARLLKYAKPDALVMHCLPAHRGEEISAEVLDGPQSVVFDQAENRLHMQKAILVRLLGKTSQRGKK; encoded by the coding sequence ATGTCGCGGCGTCCTCGTCGGTCGACCACCCGGGCTGGTCTCGGGAAAGATTTCCTGGATTTGCTCTCCATCCCCGCGGATGAGCTCAAGGGGTTATTGCGTCTCGCCGCCCAGTTGAAAGCGAAACAGCACCGGGGCGTGCCGCACCCCTTGTTGCCGGGGCGGATGTTAGGCTTGCTCTTTCAGAAGCCGTCGACCCGGACTCGCGTCTCGTTCGAGGCAGGGATGAATCAGCTCGGAGGCCAGGCCATGGTGCTGCCGATGGGCGACATCCAGCTGTCCCGCGGCGAGACCATTGCGGACACGGCCCATGTCTTGTCACGCTACCTGGACGCGATCGTGCTGCGGACCTTTGACCACGCCATTGCTGAGGAGTGGGCGCGTGAGGCCAGTATCCCGGTCATCAACGGCCTCACCGATTTGAATCATCCCTGCCAGGCCCTATCCGATCTGCTGACCATTCAGGAAAAGAAGCGGCGACTGAAAGGACTGAAGATCGCGTACGTCGGGGACGGCAACAATGTGACGAATTCGCTGATTGAGGCCGCGGCCAAGACCGGTATGACGATCGCCGTGGGTTGTCCGCCCGGGTATCAGCCGGACCGGCACATCGTGGACATGGCTCGGGGCGAGGCCCAGCACACGGGGGCCGCTATTGAAATCGGCGCCGACCCCTGCGTCGCGGTGAAAGACGCAGATGTGGTCTATACCGACGTGTGGATCAGTATGGGACAGGAGCGGGAGCAGGCCAAGCGTCTGAAGATTCTGGCGCCGTATCAGCTCAACGCACGATTGTTGAAGTACGCGAAGCCGGACGCATTGGTGATGCATTGCCTGCCCGCCCACCGTGGCGAAGAAATCAGTGCCGAGGTATTGGATGGCCCGCAGTCTGTGGTGTTCGACCAGGCCGAGAACCGGTTGCACATGCAGAAGGCGATTTTGGTCAGGCTTCTCGGGAAAACCTCGCAACGAGGCAAGAAGTAA
- a CDS encoding acetylornithine transaminase, translated as MPTGELRLNAEQYLMNTYTRQPISIVRGRGTKVYDLEGREYIDFVAGIAVNVLGHGHPDLVLAIQKQAQHLIHTSNLYYTEPQVRLAQTLVEHSFAQKVFFCNSGAEANEAAIKLARKYSYDKYGVDRYEIITMTSSFHGRTMATLTATGQDKVQKGFAPLLPGFSYVPFNDLSAVERAITPKTAAVLVEPIQAEGGVHVADRGYMQSLRELCRDRDVLLMFDEVQTGIGRTGTLFAYEQFGMQPDIMTLAKGLGGGVPIGACLATDAVARAFGPGTHASTFGGNPLACAAALAVLRVLLEGKILDQGRRMGECLAKGLATLKERHRCVKEVRGLGLLQGMELEIDGKAVVADCLTRGLLINCVGDRVLRFVPSLIITEREIDRLLAVLSQIFSQRTPSTH; from the coding sequence ATGCCGACGGGTGAGTTGCGTCTCAATGCCGAACAGTACCTGATGAACACCTATACGCGTCAGCCGATTTCGATCGTGCGCGGACGCGGGACGAAGGTGTATGACCTGGAAGGCCGGGAGTACATCGATTTTGTCGCCGGTATTGCGGTGAATGTGCTCGGGCATGGACATCCGGATCTGGTGTTGGCCATTCAGAAGCAGGCTCAGCATCTGATTCATACCTCAAACCTCTATTATACCGAGCCACAGGTGCGCTTGGCGCAGACCCTCGTGGAACATTCATTTGCGCAGAAGGTGTTTTTCTGCAACAGCGGTGCGGAAGCGAATGAAGCCGCCATCAAGCTGGCCCGAAAATATTCGTACGACAAATATGGCGTGGATCGCTACGAGATCATCACGATGACGAGCTCGTTTCACGGCCGGACCATGGCCACGTTGACCGCCACCGGCCAGGACAAAGTTCAGAAGGGATTTGCCCCGTTGCTGCCGGGCTTTTCCTATGTGCCGTTCAACGATCTCTCGGCAGTCGAACGGGCGATCACCCCCAAGACCGCCGCGGTGCTGGTGGAACCGATTCAGGCGGAAGGCGGCGTCCATGTGGCGGATCGCGGGTACATGCAAAGCCTGCGGGAATTGTGCCGCGACCGGGATGTATTGCTGATGTTCGATGAGGTGCAAACCGGCATCGGGCGAACTGGTACCCTCTTCGCGTACGAACAGTTCGGGATGCAGCCGGATATTATGACGTTGGCCAAAGGGCTGGGCGGCGGCGTGCCCATCGGCGCATGTCTCGCCACGGACGCCGTGGCTCGCGCGTTCGGGCCGGGAACGCATGCCTCGACCTTCGGTGGCAATCCCTTGGCCTGTGCCGCAGCACTGGCGGTGTTACGTGTGTTGCTGGAGGGAAAGATCCTCGACCAAGGGCGCCGGATGGGCGAATGTTTAGCCAAGGGACTGGCCACCTTGAAAGAGCGGCATCGCTGCGTCAAAGAGGTGCGCGGACTTGGCCTGCTGCAAGGCATGGAGCTGGAGATCGATGGGAAAGCCGTCGTGGCCGACTGTCTCACGCGCGGGCTGCTGATCAACTGCGTGGGTGATCGGGTTTTGCGTTTCGTGCCCTCACTCATCATCACGGAGCGCGAGATTGATCGCCTGCTGGCCGTGCTGTCGCAGATTTTTAGTCAACGAACTCCCTCAACCCATTAA
- a CDS encoding DUF2628 domain-containing protein codes for MKSCAQCRQENRDDARFCHQCGGAFSAEPQAPPILEPEQATPTLTDTELWKAFIGPNADRYLETFKKFSGPSGPQFALTWHWPAFVFEPFLWFLYRKMYVYALIYAIGPAMAFYITQDLSADIVWRIIAGASANYIYFWHAKEQLAKIKAERAGGSEARQQMLGELGGVQPYVVWVGVGLLVLKIGLVVGMLKDGPPDGSKGGPAKPHPAGLTQV; via the coding sequence ATGAAATCCTGCGCACAATGCCGGCAAGAAAACCGCGACGACGCCCGCTTTTGTCACCAATGCGGTGGAGCCTTCAGTGCCGAGCCTCAGGCGCCGCCTATTCTGGAACCAGAACAGGCGACCCCGACACTCACGGATACGGAACTCTGGAAAGCCTTCATTGGCCCCAACGCCGATCGGTATCTCGAAACCTTCAAGAAATTTTCTGGCCCCTCCGGTCCACAATTCGCCCTCACCTGGCACTGGCCCGCCTTCGTCTTCGAGCCGTTTCTCTGGTTCCTGTACCGGAAAATGTATGTGTACGCCCTGATTTACGCCATTGGTCCCGCCATGGCCTTCTACATCACGCAAGACCTGTCGGCCGACATCGTCTGGCGCATCATTGCCGGGGCCAGCGCCAACTACATCTACTTCTGGCATGCCAAGGAGCAACTCGCCAAAATTAAGGCCGAACGGGCCGGAGGCAGTGAGGCCAGGCAACAGATGTTAGGTGAGTTGGGTGGCGTGCAGCCCTATGTCGTCTGGGTCGGGGTCGGACTGCTGGTGCTGAAAATCGGCCTGGTCGTCGGCATGCTCAAGGACGGTCCGCCGGACGGATCGAAGGGAGGACCCGCCAAACCACACCCGGCCGGCCTAACCCAAGTGTGA
- a CDS encoding 2,3-bisphosphoglycerate-dependent phosphoglycerate mutase, which translates to MSRLVLIRHGESQWNLENRFTGWVDVPLSPKGIEEANAAGKKLAEFTFDRAFSSVLARANDTLRLVLEAIGQTTIPIEKDKALNERMYGELQGLNKAETAKKFGDEQVKIWRRSYDVRPPGGESLKDTAERVLPYYENRIKPYVLKGETILIAAHGNSLRALVMQLEHLTREQVLELNIPTGAPLLYELDNSGNVLSHRYL; encoded by the coding sequence ATGAGCAGACTAGTTCTGATCCGGCACGGCGAATCGCAGTGGAATCTGGAAAACCGCTTTACCGGGTGGGTCGACGTCCCCCTTTCCCCGAAGGGGATCGAGGAGGCGAACGCGGCAGGAAAGAAACTGGCGGAGTTTACGTTTGATCGCGCGTTCTCCTCGGTGCTGGCTCGTGCCAATGACACGCTCCGTCTTGTGCTCGAGGCCATCGGACAGACGACGATTCCCATCGAGAAGGATAAGGCGCTGAACGAGCGGATGTACGGGGAACTGCAAGGATTGAATAAAGCTGAAACTGCCAAGAAGTTCGGCGATGAGCAGGTCAAGATCTGGCGGCGGAGTTACGACGTGCGACCGCCGGGGGGAGAAAGCCTGAAAGATACGGCGGAGCGTGTGCTACCCTATTACGAGAACCGCATCAAGCCTTACGTGCTCAAGGGGGAAACGATCCTCATCGCTGCCCACGGCAACAGCTTGCGCGCGCTGGTGATGCAACTGGAGCACTTGACGCGGGAGCAGGTCCTGGAACTGAATATTCCGACCGGCGCCCCGCTCTTGTATGAACTCGACAACAGCGGGAATGTCCTGTCACACCGGTATCTCTAA
- a CDS encoding outer membrane beta-barrel protein: MTYIRRIQLLCAIVVLIGCVWASPARSAEPQSGHWGFATDLGLWSGTTNDTTFALGFGLDYYMDPNFSFGGLALFTPVGDLTQVGIAGVAKYHLRLNGGFNVVPFAGLGILHADLNRGSGPTKVDRNDTSHFIPLGLSLEYQVGPNIAFSTTLMVNLHRINLSPPVPDDNSSVALLFGIRWGP; encoded by the coding sequence ATGACATACATCAGACGCATTCAGCTCCTGTGCGCCATCGTTGTTCTCATTGGTTGTGTATGGGCCAGCCCCGCCAGATCAGCGGAACCGCAAAGCGGGCATTGGGGATTCGCGACCGACCTGGGTCTCTGGAGCGGCACGACCAACGACACCACCTTCGCCCTTGGCTTCGGGCTCGACTACTACATGGACCCGAACTTTTCGTTCGGCGGGCTGGCACTCTTCACCCCGGTCGGAGACTTGACGCAAGTCGGCATCGCCGGCGTCGCCAAATACCATCTCCGACTGAACGGCGGGTTCAACGTCGTCCCCTTTGCCGGCCTGGGCATTTTGCACGCCGACCTGAATCGAGGCAGCGGCCCGACCAAAGTCGATCGCAACGACACTAGCCATTTCATTCCGCTCGGTCTGTCCCTTGAATATCAAGTCGGCCCCAACATCGCCTTCTCGACAACCCTCATGGTCAACCTTCATCGCATCAACCTCTCGCCACCAGTTCCCGATGACAACAGCAGCGTGGCACTGCTGTTCGGGATTCGCTGGGGGCCGTAG
- a CDS encoding ATP-grasp domain-containing protein, translating to MKRLRVLVLMHKDLVPPESLNGQQSEQAAWRTEYDVVSTLKKLGHEVQALGVKSDLEVIRTAVEGWKPHIAFNLLEEFDGVAVYDQNVVSYLELMRIPYTGCNPRGLMLARDKALAKQVMSYHRIPYPEFMVVPLHRMVRRPKYLPFPLIVKSVTEEASAGISQASIVDDDDKLRDRVAFIHDHVGTGALVERYIEGRELYVGVMGNAHLQVFPVWELVMDKMPDEARRIATQRVKWSRTYQDKYGIRSCEARNLPDGVADQIQHLAKRVYRALGLSGYARIDMRMDKDGHVYVLEANPNPQIANGEDFADSAEKADLAYKDLLQELLQVGLRWRPAQAA from the coding sequence ATGAAACGATTGCGCGTGCTCGTGCTCATGCACAAAGATCTGGTCCCTCCGGAGTCGCTCAACGGGCAACAATCGGAGCAGGCGGCGTGGAGGACGGAATACGATGTGGTGTCCACATTGAAAAAGCTTGGCCATGAGGTGCAGGCGCTCGGCGTGAAGAGCGATCTGGAAGTCATCCGCACGGCGGTGGAAGGATGGAAGCCGCACATCGCCTTCAACCTGTTGGAAGAGTTTGATGGCGTGGCGGTCTACGATCAAAATGTCGTCTCCTATCTGGAGTTGATGCGGATTCCCTACACCGGCTGCAATCCACGAGGGCTTATGTTGGCTCGGGACAAAGCGTTGGCCAAGCAGGTGATGTCCTACCATCGCATTCCGTATCCTGAATTCATGGTGGTGCCGTTGCACCGCATGGTGCGGCGGCCTAAGTACCTGCCTTTTCCATTAATCGTGAAGTCGGTGACCGAGGAAGCGTCAGCGGGGATTTCGCAAGCCTCGATCGTGGATGATGATGACAAGCTGAGGGACCGGGTGGCGTTTATCCACGACCATGTCGGCACCGGTGCCCTCGTCGAACGCTACATCGAGGGGCGCGAGCTGTATGTCGGCGTGATGGGCAATGCCCACCTGCAAGTATTTCCGGTCTGGGAACTGGTGATGGATAAGATGCCGGATGAGGCGCGCCGCATCGCGACACAACGTGTGAAGTGGAGCCGCACCTACCAGGACAAATATGGCATCCGGTCCTGCGAAGCTCGGAATCTGCCGGACGGCGTTGCTGATCAGATTCAGCACTTGGCCAAGCGTGTCTATCGTGCGCTGGGCTTAAGCGGCTATGCACGCATCGACATGCGCATGGATAAAGACGGCCACGTCTACGTCCTTGAAGCCAACCCCAATCCACAGATTGCCAATGGCGAAGACTTTGCCGACTCAGCCGAGAAAGCCGATCTCGCCTACAAAGACCTGTTGCAGGAATTGTTGCAGGTGGGGCTACGATGGCGCCCTGCCCAAGCCGCGTAG
- a CDS encoding putative zinc-binding metallopeptidase produces MGRKQIRRRQQTDSAGVGPVWADWSDEQLLDLRMCDLELQLDGTFYQEPIAQLYRELAMRRLVFRPHIWISDEWFSPDGVPGIAVPFYLAHPRLAKLEATQMLEVEGGTHDWCMRILRHEAGHAIENAFLLRRRRRRQQLFGRSSQPYPEYYTPRPYSRSFVRHLDVWYAQSHPDEDFAETFAVWLDPQSGWRERYRGWPVMKKLEFMERLMGELAEVAPTVIGRHVLDPLPRIYKTLRDHYEEKRKHYGIGRASSFDSDLKKLFSDQPAHAKNLSAAEFLHRTRKDIRRRVAEWTGEYQYTIDQVLESMIERCHASKLHLTHPSEQAKLDFAILLTVQTMNYLHSGRHKVAL; encoded by the coding sequence ATGGGGCGGAAGCAAATCCGGCGGCGACAGCAGACAGATTCGGCAGGCGTTGGGCCCGTATGGGCGGACTGGAGCGACGAGCAGCTGCTCGATCTGCGCATGTGCGATTTGGAGTTGCAGCTCGACGGCACCTTTTATCAGGAGCCAATCGCCCAGCTCTATCGCGAACTGGCAATGCGTCGGCTGGTGTTTCGACCGCATATCTGGATTTCAGACGAATGGTTCAGCCCCGACGGGGTCCCCGGCATTGCCGTTCCTTTCTACCTTGCCCATCCACGACTGGCGAAACTCGAAGCGACTCAGATGTTGGAAGTCGAGGGAGGTACCCACGACTGGTGCATGCGCATTCTGCGGCATGAGGCCGGCCACGCGATTGAAAACGCCTTCCTGCTTCGTCGGCGACGGCGTCGGCAGCAACTGTTCGGGCGCTCCTCTCAACCCTATCCCGAGTACTACACGCCGCGGCCATACAGCCGGAGTTTCGTACGCCACCTGGATGTCTGGTACGCCCAAAGCCATCCTGATGAAGACTTTGCCGAAACGTTCGCCGTTTGGCTTGACCCGCAGTCAGGCTGGCGGGAACGCTATCGCGGGTGGCCGGTCATGAAGAAGCTGGAGTTCATGGAGCGGCTGATGGGCGAGCTCGCTGAGGTGGCGCCCACGGTGATCGGGCGGCACGTGCTGGATCCGCTGCCGCGCATCTACAAAACACTCCGCGATCACTACGAGGAAAAACGGAAGCATTACGGGATTGGTCGCGCGTCGTCCTTTGATAGCGACCTGAAGAAACTGTTTTCGGACCAGCCGGCCCACGCGAAAAATCTCAGCGCCGCCGAGTTCCTGCATCGCACCCGTAAGGACATCCGTCGACGGGTTGCCGAATGGACCGGGGAGTATCAGTACACCATTGATCAGGTGTTGGAGAGCATGATCGAACGTTGCCACGCTTCGAAGCTGCATCTGACCCACCCGAGCGAACAGGCCAAACTCGATTTCGCGATCCTCCTGACGGTGCAAACGATGAACTACCTGCACAGTGGGAGGCACAAGGTGGCGTTATGA
- the ttcA gene encoding tRNA 2-thiocytidine(32) synthetase TtcA translates to MHPLITPATSKPARAPKQTEELERLETRLCRLVGQAIADYRMIEDGDKVMVCLSGGKDSYGLLEILLSLRSRAPIHFEIIAVNLDQKQPGFPAHVLPDYLTRRGVPFHIETRDTYSVVKRLIPEGQTTCALCSRLRRGHLYRLATELRATKIALGHHRDDILETLLLNLLFTGKMKAMPAKLRAKSGRHLVIRPLAYVKEVDLARYATLRQFPIIPCDLCGSQEDLKRKQVKTLLQDWNERFPGSNDSMFAALGNIAPSLLLDRTLFDFSTLKAEEGPEDPGDTDAEDE, encoded by the coding sequence ATGCACCCCCTCATCACACCGGCGACGTCGAAACCGGCACGGGCGCCCAAACAGACAGAGGAACTCGAACGCCTGGAGACTCGACTGTGTCGCCTGGTTGGACAGGCCATTGCCGACTATCGAATGATCGAGGATGGCGACAAGGTGATGGTCTGTCTATCAGGCGGGAAAGATAGTTATGGGCTCTTAGAAATTTTGCTCTCGCTCCGCAGCCGAGCCCCGATCCATTTCGAGATCATTGCCGTCAATCTCGACCAGAAGCAGCCCGGCTTCCCCGCCCATGTACTCCCTGACTATCTGACCCGGCGCGGGGTGCCCTTTCACATTGAAACACGCGACACCTATTCCGTCGTCAAACGTTTGATTCCAGAGGGGCAGACTACCTGCGCCCTCTGCTCACGTCTCCGGCGCGGGCACCTCTATCGACTGGCAACCGAACTGCGCGCCACCAAGATTGCCCTGGGCCATCATCGCGACGACATTCTGGAAACCTTGCTGTTGAATCTGTTGTTTACGGGCAAGATGAAAGCCATGCCGGCCAAGCTTCGGGCCAAGAGCGGCCGCCACCTGGTCATCCGCCCGCTGGCTTATGTCAAAGAAGTCGATCTCGCCCGGTATGCCACCCTGCGACAATTCCCGATCATTCCCTGCGATCTCTGCGGCTCGCAGGAAGACTTGAAGCGCAAACAGGTCAAGACACTGCTGCAGGATTGGAATGAGCGCTTCCCAGGTTCGAACGACAGCATGTTTGCCGCGCTCGGCAACATCGCGCCTTCGCTCCTCCTCGATCGCACACTCTTCGATTTTTCGACCCTTAAAGCCGAAGAGGGTCCCGAAGACCCTGGCGACACCGATGCGGAGGACGAGTGA